In the Methanotorris formicicus Mc-S-70 genome, one interval contains:
- a CDS encoding molybdopterin molybdotransferase MoeA, whose translation MISLKEAEKILGKFHFNKTGYIKIEESYGRVLAEDIRSNIDIPRFDRSDIDGYAVTELLDEYILIDEVFAGDNKNLEIKGNECVSVATGGKVPKNTKYIIPIENTVRVGNKIVVVSFDRIEGISKKGCDVKKGDIVLKKGTLINERNIGVLAGLGIDEVKVYKTPKVGIISTGNELFKMTKDVNSKTIAEVVKKAKCEPIFLGLVRDEFDIIREKIIKASKKCDIIVTSGGVSVGERDFLPKVVDDLGKILFHKIKMRPGMPMLFGKINKKPIFCMPGNVVSCLICSYVFLLPFLMRMTHRTYKRRIIKAKLSEKITSEPDFLYLRPVKLKNGIAYPIFKGSNIITSILDADGLAIIKEHELKKNEGDTVQVWIF comes from the coding sequence ATGATTTCACTCAAAGAAGCAGAAAAAATTTTAGGCAAATTTCATTTTAATAAAACCGGATATATTAAAATAGAGGAATCTTATGGCAGAGTTTTAGCAGAGGATATAAGAAGCAATATAGACATCCCAAGGTTTGATAGGAGTGATATTGATGGTTATGCAGTTACTGAACTTTTAGATGAGTATATTTTAATTGATGAAGTTTTTGCTGGAGATAATAAAAATTTGGAAATAAAAGGAAACGAATGTGTTTCAGTTGCTACGGGTGGGAAGGTTCCAAAGAACACAAAATATATAATTCCCATTGAAAATACAGTAAGAGTTGGAAATAAAATAGTTGTTGTAAGTTTTGATAGAATTGAAGGAATTTCAAAAAAAGGATGTGATGTTAAAAAAGGAGATATTGTTTTAAAAAAAGGAACTTTGATAAATGAAAGGAATATTGGGGTTTTAGCAGGATTGGGAATTGATGAAGTAAAGGTTTATAAAACTCCAAAAGTTGGGATTATTTCAACTGGAAATGAGTTATTTAAGATGACTAAGGATGTAAACTCAAAAACAATTGCAGAGGTTGTAAAAAAAGCAAAGTGTGAGCCGATATTTTTAGGGCTCGTTAGGGATGAATTTGACATTATAAGGGAGAAAATAATTAAAGCATCAAAAAAATGTGATATTATTGTAACCTCTGGTGGAGTCTCTGTTGGAGAAAGGGATTTTCTTCCAAAAGTTGTGGATGATTTGGGAAAGATATTATTCCATAAGATTAAGATGCGTCCAGGGATGCCAATGCTATTTGGGAAAATAAATAAAAAACCCATTTTCTGTATGCCTGGTAATGTGGTGTCTTGCTTAATTTGTAGTTATGTGTTTTTACTTCCTTTTTTGATGAGAATGACGCATAGAACCTACAAAAGAAGAATTATTAAGGCAAAGTTGTCTGAAAAAATAACATCCGAACCAGATTTCTTATACCTAAGGCCTGTAAAATTAAAAAATGGCATCGCCTATCCAATATTTAAGGGCTCAAACATAATCACCTCAATATTAGATGCAGATGGACTTGCTATAATAAAAGAACATGAACTAAAAAAGAATGAGGGAGATACTGTGCAGGTTTGGATTTTTTGA
- a CDS encoding formylmethanofuran dehydrogenase subunit B translates to MAMKVFRGITCPVCGMACDDIEVWYDEEKQEIIARNVCREGAPKFQEVVSPHRIREPMIKKNGEFIKVSWEEAINKAAEILGNAKRPLLFMGAETSAEAHIVGLHMAEYLGGVADSNSTIUHGPTLMGIQEAGLPGCTAGEVKNRADLIIFWGCNPMHSHPRHMSRYSVFARGYWTERGRKDRKIVVVDPRKTDTAKLADLHVQLKPNTDYELFSALLTILRGKKPHHSVEKITGVPIEVMEEMVEWMKNAKFVKIYGGLGLPASRGGYRNIEIILTLVRELNKYTKCAIGALRGHCNVNGFNQVASYMYGYPYGIDFARGYPRYNPGEFTFADVLREREIDAILVVAADIVAHTPRDCAKYLNEIPMVCIDIAPGPTPYASDVILPGVIDGMECGSTFYRFDGFPIYAKPFTTSPFPFTKSNEDTLRQIFEKVKEIKEGKKN, encoded by the coding sequence ATGGCTATGAAAGTTTTTAGGGGCATAACTTGTCCTGTCTGTGGGATGGCGTGTGATGATATAGAAGTTTGGTATGATGAAGAAAAGCAAGAGATAATTGCAAGGAATGTGTGTAGGGAAGGAGCACCAAAGTTTCAAGAAGTTGTAAGTCCACACAGAATAAGAGAACCAATGATAAAGAAAAATGGGGAGTTTATTAAAGTTAGTTGGGAAGAAGCAATAAATAAAGCAGCAGAGATCTTAGGCAATGCAAAAAGACCACTCTTATTTATGGGTGCTGAGACATCAGCAGAGGCACATATCGTTGGATTGCACATGGCTGAATATCTTGGAGGAGTTGCTGATTCAAACTCAACAATATGACACGGGCCAACATTAATGGGGATTCAAGAGGCTGGACTTCCTGGCTGCACCGCTGGAGAGGTTAAGAATAGGGCTGATTTAATAATCTTCTGGGGATGTAACCCAATGCACTCCCACCCAAGACACATGAGCAGATATTCAGTCTTTGCAAGAGGTTATTGGACTGAGAGAGGAAGAAAGGACAGAAAAATAGTTGTTGTTGACCCAAGAAAAACAGATACTGCAAAGTTGGCAGATTTACATGTTCAATTAAAACCAAACACTGATTATGAGTTATTCTCTGCTTTACTAACAATATTGAGGGGTAAAAAGCCCCACCACAGCGTTGAGAAGATAACTGGAGTGCCAATTGAAGTTATGGAAGAGATGGTTGAGTGGATGAAAAATGCAAAGTTTGTAAAGATTTATGGAGGCTTAGGGTTACCAGCATCAAGAGGAGGGTATAGGAATATAGAAATTATATTGACATTAGTTAGAGAGTTAAACAAATACACAAAGTGTGCTATAGGAGCTTTGAGAGGGCACTGCAACGTCAATGGATTTAACCAAGTTGCTTCATACATGTATGGCTATCCTTACGGTATAGATTTCGCGAGAGGTTATCCAAGATACAACCCTGGAGAGTTTACGTTTGCTGATGTGTTAAGAGAGAGGGAGATTGATGCTATCTTAGTAGTTGCAGCAGATATAGTAGCCCACACACCAAGAGATTGTGCAAAGTATTTAAATGAGATTCCAATGGTTTGCATCGACATTGCTCCCGGTCCAACACCTTACGCTTCAGATGTTATCTTACCAGGAGTTATTGATGGAATGGAGTGTGGATCTACTTTCTATAGATTTGATGGTTTCCCAATATATGCAAAGCCATTCACAACATCACCATTCCCATTCACAAAGAGCAATGAAGACACCTTAAGGCAGATATTTGAAAAAGTTAAGGAGATTAAAGAAGGAAAGAAAAACTAA
- the cobK gene encoding precorrin-6A reductase has translation MKRILIMGGTSDANRIAKKLKELDDLFLITTTTTDFGGDIAKKYADVVISKPLDKDALKNVILDYSVDLLIDATHPFAVMASKNAIEVAKELNIKYIRYERPLEKFKHPNIIYVKDFEEASKKALGISDKKIFHMAGIKNLKIVVDIVGRDRVVARILPTSINKALELLPPQNIVAMQGVFSKELNKYLILDYNCDVIITKESGDSGGFKEKILGTLEADAMAVVVERPKIDYPIVFNDTDSLIRYL, from the coding sequence ATGAAGAGGATACTAATAATGGGCGGTACAAGTGATGCAAATAGGATAGCAAAAAAATTAAAGGAACTTGATGATTTGTTTTTAATTACTACAACAACAACAGATTTTGGTGGAGATATTGCAAAGAAATATGCTGATGTTGTTATATCAAAGCCCCTCGATAAAGATGCATTGAAAAATGTTATTTTAGATTATTCTGTTGATTTATTGATTGATGCTACACATCCTTTTGCAGTAATGGCAAGTAAAAATGCCATAGAAGTGGCAAAAGAACTAAATATTAAATATATAAGATATGAGAGACCTTTAGAAAAATTTAAACATCCAAACATAATTTATGTAAAGGACTTTGAGGAGGCGTCTAAGAAGGCATTGGGGATAAGTGATAAAAAGATATTCCACATGGCAGGAATTAAGAATTTAAAGATTGTTGTTGATATTGTGGGAAGAGATAGGGTAGTAGCAAGAATCCTTCCCACTTCCATAAATAAGGCATTAGAACTTCTACCTCCTCAAAATATCGTTGCCATGCAGGGTGTTTTTTCAAAGGAATTGAATAAATATCTTATATTAGATTACAATTGCGATGTTATTATAACCAAAGAAAGCGGGGATAGTGGAGGATTTAAGGAGAAGATTTTAGGAACTTTGGAGGCAGATGCTATGGCAGTAGTTGTTGAAAGGCCTAAGATTGATTATCCAATAGTTTTTAATGATACCGATTCATTGATAAGGTATTTATAA
- a CDS encoding cation diffusion facilitator family transporter, giving the protein MAVVSAILTFAIALLKGVVGYISGSIALMADALHSFSDVLGPIAVYIGLKFAQKDPNERFPYGYYRAETLASLAVSFLIFVTGIETLRESIERITNPTTISHPFAAVLALLISLAVVYYLYKYKEKVGREIHSQALMGEGQHSLVDFYTSIAALIAIISSYFGFTIIEPIVGAIISIAVILLGINLMKTDILMLMDFCDEEVVEEIRKTVLDVKGVEGVHNLKARKAGPFMFCEMHIEVDENLSFKEAHRISDDVVDKIRENIKNIDSITIHIDPIKMKKIRIAVPIESADKDRFKSKINKKFAFSPYFMFVDVSDGKITNSFIKENPAKNLEKKKGIETANFLIDNDVDVVIVKDIGMGSYNALRNKYARVVKTEENTVEEAINEFLECSKNNIDD; this is encoded by the coding sequence GTGGCAGTAGTAAGTGCCATACTAACCTTTGCCATTGCATTATTAAAGGGGGTGGTTGGATACATATCTGGAAGTATTGCACTTATGGCTGATGCTCTGCACTCATTTTCAGACGTTTTAGGTCCGATTGCGGTTTATATAGGGTTGAAATTTGCTCAAAAAGATCCAAATGAGAGGTTTCCTTATGGATACTATAGGGCAGAGACATTAGCATCATTGGCTGTTTCCTTTTTGATATTCGTTACTGGAATTGAAACACTTAGGGAATCTATTGAGAGAATAACTAATCCAACAACAATATCTCATCCTTTTGCAGCAGTATTGGCATTATTAATATCTTTGGCAGTTGTCTATTACTTATACAAATATAAGGAAAAAGTGGGCAGGGAAATACATTCCCAAGCACTTATGGGAGAGGGACAACATTCATTGGTTGATTTTTACACATCAATAGCAGCATTAATTGCAATAATTAGTTCTTATTTTGGATTTACAATAATAGAACCAATTGTGGGGGCAATTATAAGTATTGCTGTAATTCTATTGGGAATAAATTTAATGAAGACGGATATTTTAATGTTGATGGATTTTTGTGATGAGGAGGTTGTAGAGGAAATAAGGAAAACAGTATTGGATGTTAAGGGTGTTGAAGGAGTCCATAACCTAAAGGCAAGAAAAGCAGGGCCATTTATGTTTTGTGAGATGCACATTGAGGTTGATGAGAATCTATCATTTAAAGAGGCACATAGAATTTCTGATGACGTTGTAGATAAGATAAGGGAAAACATTAAGAATATTGATTCAATAACCATTCATATCGATCCAATTAAAATGAAAAAAATTAGAATTGCTGTTCCAATAGAAAGTGCAGATAAAGATCGATTCAAATCAAAAATAAATAAGAAATTTGCCTTTTCCCCTTATTTTATGTTCGTTGATGTATCTGATGGAAAAATAACAAACTCATTTATAAAAGAAAATCCTGCTAAGAATTTGGAAAAGAAGAAGGGTATTGAAACAGCCAACTTTTTAATAGACAATGATGTTGATGTTGTTATTGTGAAAGATATTGGCATGGGCTCCTACAATGCATTGAGAAATAAATATGCAAGAGTGGTGAAAACAGAAGAAAATACTGTAGAGGAAGCGATTAACGAATTCTTGGAATGTTCAAAAAATAACATAGATGATTAA